One Gemmatimonadaceae bacterium DNA segment encodes these proteins:
- the gmk gene encoding guanylate kinase: MTTPAFPVILAAPSGTGKTTIARRLLELRPDLGFSITCTTRPPRPAERHGVDYFFLAGDEFEVRVRAGEFAEHAHVHGKRYGTLRSEIDRLMASGRNPIMTIDVQGAIEFVKSFPSAVLIFLLPPSAVELLARLSGRGSEDRATLATRVDSALTELATVDSFEYVVVNDELEHAVAQVLSIIDAEALRRTRLTDLPARVTALANELRDAVR, encoded by the coding sequence ATGACGACGCCGGCGTTTCCTGTCATCCTGGCAGCCCCATCCGGAACGGGGAAGACCACCATCGCACGGCGGCTGCTGGAGCTCAGGCCCGACCTCGGGTTCAGCATCACCTGCACGACCCGGCCCCCCCGGCCTGCGGAGCGGCATGGGGTCGATTACTTTTTTCTGGCTGGGGACGAGTTCGAGGTCCGGGTCCGCGCCGGCGAGTTCGCCGAGCACGCCCACGTCCATGGCAAGCGGTACGGCACCCTGCGCAGCGAGATCGACCGGCTGATGGCCTCTGGCCGGAACCCGATCATGACCATCGACGTGCAGGGCGCGATCGAGTTCGTGAAGTCGTTTCCGTCGGCGGTGCTGATCTTCCTGCTGCCGCCTTCGGCGGTGGAGCTGCTGGCACGGCTGTCGGGGCGCGGGTCGGAAGATCGTGCCACGCTCGCGACGCGGGTGGACAGTGCACTGACGGAGCTGGCGACGGTGGACAGCTTCGAGTACGTGGTGGTGAACGACGAACTGGAGCACGCGGTGGCGCAGGTGCTGAGCATCATCGATGCCGAGGCGCTGCGACGGACGCGGCTGACGGACCTGCCAGCTCGTGTGACGGCGCTCGCCAATGAGCTGCGCGACGCGGTCCGGTAG
- a CDS encoding leucyl aminopeptidase: MSITYSVRQADPGTLETGALAVLCLKGDRAPAALTSLDAALGGTVTRSFERAAFVGKKDEVLHLAGAASGPERILLVGMGEPADRALGLKRAAQLAGRRATALNVPSLTLMVAGPLDERDIEQVLVGASMGAWEYRELKTPPTEPRTPLASVTLLVDDAVAAAGALATAEAIGAGYALARRLQMMPGNLCTPDTLAETGRDIAARHGMDVTVLGRREMEALRMGSLLCVAQGTPQEPRLVALEYKGGAAGAQPVVLAGKGVCFDTGGISIKPAPGMEWMKYDMSGAAGVLGAMEAIARLKLPINVVGLLGAVTNMPSGTAINPGDVVQASNGTFIEIVNTDAEGRLVLADVLHYAKKYNPAAVIDAATLTGAVVIGLGNSLMGVMGTDAALVSEVLAAGTRASEPGWELPLWPDYEEQIKSDTADIKNTGGRAAGTITAALFLKVFAEGMPWVHLDVAGTAYSETDLVSLPKGPTGRPVGTFVEFVRARAR, encoded by the coding sequence ATGTCAATCACATATTCCGTCCGCCAGGCCGATCCCGGCACGCTGGAGACCGGCGCCCTGGCGGTGCTCTGCCTCAAGGGTGATCGCGCCCCAGCCGCCCTCACGTCCCTCGACGCTGCCCTCGGTGGCACCGTCACGCGCTCGTTCGAGCGGGCCGCCTTCGTCGGCAAGAAGGACGAGGTGCTGCACCTGGCCGGCGCCGCCAGTGGCCCTGAACGCATCCTGCTCGTCGGCATGGGTGAACCGGCCGACCGCGCACTCGGCCTGAAGCGCGCCGCACAGCTCGCCGGACGCCGCGCCACGGCGCTGAACGTGCCGTCGCTCACCCTCATGGTCGCCGGCCCGCTCGACGAGCGCGACATCGAGCAGGTGCTGGTCGGCGCCTCCATGGGCGCGTGGGAGTATCGCGAGCTGAAGACGCCACCGACGGAGCCGCGCACGCCGCTGGCATCGGTGACGCTGCTCGTGGACGACGCCGTGGCCGCCGCTGGCGCGCTCGCCACCGCCGAGGCCATCGGCGCCGGCTATGCCCTCGCGCGCCGCCTGCAGATGATGCCCGGCAACCTCTGCACGCCCGACACGCTGGCCGAGACCGGGCGTGACATCGCCGCGCGCCACGGCATGGATGTCACGGTGCTCGGGCGCCGTGAGATGGAGGCGCTCCGCATGGGCAGCCTGCTCTGTGTGGCCCAGGGCACGCCGCAGGAGCCGCGCCTGGTCGCGCTCGAGTACAAGGGTGGCGCCGCCGGCGCGCAGCCGGTGGTGCTCGCCGGCAAGGGCGTCTGCTTCGACACCGGCGGCATCTCGATCAAGCCGGCGCCGGGCATGGAATGGATGAAGTACGACATGAGCGGCGCCGCCGGCGTGCTCGGCGCGATGGAAGCCATCGCGCGCCTCAAGCTGCCCATCAACGTGGTCGGCCTGCTCGGCGCGGTGACGAACATGCCGTCGGGCACGGCGATCAATCCGGGCGATGTCGTGCAGGCCTCCAACGGCACCTTCATCGAGATCGTGAACACCGATGCCGAAGGCCGTCTCGTGCTGGCCGACGTGCTCCACTACGCGAAGAAGTACAACCCGGCCGCCGTCATCGATGCCGCGACGCTCACCGGCGCGGTCGTGATCGGCCTCGGCAACTCGCTGATGGGCGTGATGGGCACCGATGCGGCGCTGGTGAGCGAGGTGCTCGCGGCCGGCACGCGCGCCTCGGAACCGGGCTGGGAACTGCCGCTCTGGCCCGACTACGAGGAGCAGATCAAGTCCGACACCGCCGACATCAAGAACACCGGCGGGCGAGCCGCCGGCACGATCACCGCCGCACTCTTCCTCAAGGTCTTCGCCGAGGGCATGCCCTGGGTGCATCTCGACGTGGCAGGCACCGCCTACTCCGAGACCGACCTCGTGTCGCTGCCGAAGGGGCCGACCGGCCGACCGGTCGGCACGTTCGTGGAATTCGTGCGCGCGAGGGCACGCTGA
- a CDS encoding DNA-directed RNA polymerase subunit omega, protein MRVFTPGDITEQQQSQNKYLGVLVAAKYARVLNEFPKIGSTGKEKKLTTRALEDLHGKDFEYRVMPRRRPE, encoded by the coding sequence ATGCGAGTCTTCACCCCCGGCGACATCACCGAGCAGCAGCAGTCGCAGAACAAGTACCTCGGCGTGCTGGTCGCGGCGAAGTATGCGCGCGTGCTGAACGAGTTCCCGAAGATCGGCTCCACCGGCAAGGAGAAGAAGCTCACCACGCGTGCGCTCGAGGACCTGCATGGCAAGGACTTCGAGTACCGCGTGATGCCGCGCCGCCGTCCCGAGTAA
- a CDS encoding YicC family protein — MIGSIQSMTGYGNAEAVIGSHRVSVEVRSVNHRFFTPSIKLPQALTRLEADVRELLRTRVTRGHVSLSLRIERDASDGPRIDIARLVAYAEQLRAIPDDAGIDRTIDLATLLRMPDVMTSASVEEDSVATLDPAALLALTGEAIRLFVTMREAEGSRLAQYLLDRLVIIEGALARLAARAPQRLVEQRDRLAAAVRDLAGGVAVDPQRLAQEIAILADRVDVAEELSRFASHNAACRAAIASPQGEGVGKRLGFILQEMVREANTTGSKANDASMQADVVLIKEELERMREQVENLE, encoded by the coding sequence ATGATCGGTTCGATCCAGAGCATGACCGGGTACGGCAACGCCGAGGCGGTGATCGGGTCGCACCGCGTGTCGGTCGAGGTCCGCAGCGTGAACCACCGCTTCTTCACGCCGTCGATCAAGCTGCCGCAAGCGCTCACGCGGCTCGAGGCGGACGTGCGCGAGCTGCTGCGCACGCGGGTCACCCGCGGGCACGTGTCGCTCTCGCTGCGCATCGAGCGCGACGCCAGCGACGGCCCGCGGATCGACATCGCGAGGCTGGTGGCGTACGCCGAGCAGCTGCGCGCGATCCCCGACGACGCCGGGATCGACCGCACCATCGACCTCGCGACGCTGCTGCGGATGCCCGACGTGATGACCAGCGCCTCGGTGGAGGAGGACTCGGTGGCGACCCTCGATCCGGCGGCGCTCCTCGCGCTGACCGGCGAGGCGATCCGGCTGTTCGTGACGATGCGGGAAGCCGAGGGCAGCCGGCTGGCGCAGTACCTGCTGGACCGCCTCGTGATCATCGAGGGGGCGCTGGCCCGACTGGCCGCGCGCGCGCCGCAGCGGCTGGTGGAGCAGCGTGACCGGCTCGCCGCAGCGGTCCGCGACCTGGCCGGCGGGGTTGCCGTGGATCCCCAGCGGCTGGCCCAGGAGATCGCGATCCTCGCCGACCGGGTGGACGTGGCCGAGGAGCTGAGCCGGTTCGCCAGCCACAACGCTGCCTGCCGGGCGGCCATCGCCTCGCCGCAGGGTGAGGGGGTGGGCAAGCGCCTGGGCTTCATCCTCCAGGAGATGGTGCGGGAGGCGAACACCACCGGGTCGAAGGCCAACGACGCGTCGATGCAGGCGGACGTGGTCCTGATCAAGGAAGAGCTCGAGCGGATGCGCGAGCAGGTCGAGAACCTCGAATGA